The Aminithiophilus ramosus genome contains a region encoding:
- a CDS encoding V-type ATP synthase subunit B, with protein MSLAEYRGLASIEGPLVVVDGVRGVGYDEAVEVVGPDGSPRRGRVVLVEEDRAVVQVFAGTAALVPDRSRVRFLGRHLEMPLDPSILGRTFDGLGEPRDGCGPVLGGLRRDINGRPINPMARSYPRDFIHTGISVVDTLMTLIRGQKLPIFSSNGLPHNHLAVQIASQSRLVAGENFAVVFVGIGIRNDDAAYFIEALRDAGRGQPPVVFLNLASDPVIERLAVPRAALTAAEYLAFDLGYHVLVVMTDMTNYCEALRELAVARGEVPSRKGYPGYLYSDLASLYERAGVLRDRPGSLTQLPILTMPNDDITHPIPDLTGFITEGQIVLSRDQFAQGVYPPVDIPASLSRLMKDSIGKGFTRDDHPDLAGQLFASYSKVQEVRALAGVVGEDELGSVEKSVLRFGRAFEARFLSQGEAEDREIGASLDLAWELLGLLPRSELTRLPTPLIKEHLG; from the coding sequence ATGAGCCTTGCGGAATATCGGGGCCTGGCCTCCATCGAGGGGCCTCTCGTCGTCGTCGACGGCGTCCGCGGCGTCGGCTACGACGAGGCCGTCGAGGTCGTGGGACCGGACGGCTCCCCCCGGCGGGGGCGGGTCGTCCTCGTCGAGGAGGACCGGGCTGTCGTCCAGGTCTTTGCCGGAACGGCGGCCCTCGTTCCCGACAGAAGTCGCGTCCGTTTCCTGGGCCGTCACCTGGAGATGCCTCTCGACCCCTCCATCCTGGGAAGGACCTTCGACGGGCTGGGCGAGCCGCGAGACGGCTGCGGTCCCGTTCTGGGAGGCCTGCGCCGCGACATCAACGGCCGCCCCATCAATCCCATGGCCCGCTCTTACCCGCGGGACTTCATCCACACGGGAATCTCCGTCGTCGATACGCTCATGACCCTCATCCGAGGGCAGAAACTGCCCATCTTCTCCTCCAACGGCCTGCCCCACAACCACCTGGCCGTTCAGATCGCCTCTCAGTCCCGCCTCGTCGCCGGAGAGAACTTCGCCGTCGTCTTCGTCGGCATCGGCATCCGCAACGACGACGCCGCCTACTTCATCGAAGCTCTCCGCGACGCGGGGAGAGGACAGCCGCCCGTCGTCTTTCTCAACCTGGCCTCGGACCCCGTCATCGAGCGCCTCGCCGTTCCTCGGGCCGCCCTGACCGCCGCCGAATATCTGGCCTTCGATCTGGGCTACCATGTCCTCGTCGTCATGACGGACATGACCAACTACTGCGAGGCCCTTCGGGAGCTGGCCGTGGCCCGAGGCGAGGTCCCGAGCCGCAAGGGGTATCCGGGCTATCTCTACAGCGACCTCGCCTCCCTCTACGAACGCGCCGGCGTCCTTCGCGACCGTCCGGGAAGCCTGACGCAGCTTCCCATCCTGACCATGCCCAACGACGACATCACTCACCCCATACCGGACCTGACGGGCTTCATCACCGAGGGGCAGATCGTTCTCTCACGGGACCAGTTCGCCCAGGGCGTCTATCCCCCCGTCGACATCCCCGCCAGTCTGTCCCGCCTCATGAAGGACAGCATCGGCAAGGGCTTCACCCGCGACGACCATCCCGACCTGGCGGGACAACTCTTCGCCTCCTACAGCAAGGTGCAGGAAGTGCGGGCTCTGGCCGGCGTCGTCGGAGAGGACGAACTGGGCTCCGTGGAAAAGAGCGTCCTCCGCTTCGGACGGGCCTTCGAGGCGCGATTCCTCTCCCAGGGCGAGGCCGAAGACCGCGAGATCGGCGCCTCTCTCGACCTGGCCTGGGAGCTGCTGGGCCTTCTCCCTCGATCGGAGCTGACCCGCCTGCCCACGCCCCTCATCAAAGAGCACCTCGGCTGA